One stretch of Astatotilapia calliptera chromosome 3, fAstCal1.2, whole genome shotgun sequence DNA includes these proteins:
- the rce1a gene encoding CAAX prenyl protease 2, which translates to MTEEDDLPANFLTEKMQHSSGELVPPDGLCWLSVLFCLMLACFYVGSLYVWRSHLPRDHPAVIKRRFTSVLIVSGLSPLFVWAWRESAGVVNGPSLLVLMGIRFEGLIPAIILPLLLTMVLFLGPLMQLAMDCPWSFTDGIRVAFDPWFWMLCANDMRWLRNQVVAPLTEELVFRACMLPMLVPCAGPSTAIITCPLFFGVAHFHHVIELLRFRQGTLLGIFVSAVFQFSYTAVFGAYTAFIFIRTGHLIGPVLCHSFCNYMGFPAISTALEHPYRLTVLSSYLLGVLLFFLLLFPFTDPSYYSLPVCTLTSFPSSSCLS; encoded by the exons ATGACAGAGGAAGATGATTTACCAGCCAACTTTTTGACAGAGAAGATGcagcacagcagtggagagcTGGTCCCTCCCGACGGCCTGTGTTGGTTGTCAGTGCTGTTCTGTCTGATGCTGGCTTGTTTTTATGTTGGCAGCTTATATGTGTGGAGGAGTCACCTGCCGAG GGACCATCCTGCTGTCATAAAGAGACGCTTCACCAGCGTCCTGATTGTGTCAGGGCTGTCGCCCCTGTTTGTGTGGGCATGGAGAGAATCTGCAGGCGTCGTG AATGGCCCGTCTTTGCTGGTTCTCATGGGAATCCGGTTTGAAGGCCTCATTCCTGCCATTATACTTCCTCTGCTCCTCACCATG GTCCTGTTTCTGGGCCCACTCATGCAGTTGGCCATGGATTGTCCGTGGAGCTTCACCGATGGGATCCGGGTGGCCTTTG ACCCGTGGTTCTGGATGTTGTGTGCCAACGATATGCGGTGGCTGAGGAATCAAGTGGTGGCGCCGCTAACTGAGGAGCTGGTGTTCAGAGCATGCATGTTGCCCATGTTGGTGCCCTGTGCTGGTCCTTCTACCGCTATCATAACCTGCCCCCTCTTTTTCGGAGTGG CTCACTTCCACCATGTGATTGAGTTGCTGAGGTTCAGACAGGGCACTCTGTTGGGTATTTTCGTCTCTGCAG TGTTTCAGTTTTCCTACACGGCAGTGTTTGGAGCCTACACAGCCTTCATCTTCATCAGAACAG GCCACCTGATTGGTCCGGTACTTTGCCACTCCTTCTGTAACTACATGGGTTTCCCTGCCATCAGCACAGCTCTGGAGCACCCTTACCGACTCACTGTCCTCTCCTCCTATTTGCTGGGggtcctcctcttctttctccttctgttCCCCTTCACCGACCCCTCCTATTACAGCCTCCCAGTCTGCACCCTCACCTCCTTTCCCAGTTCCTCCTGCCTCTCCTGA